Proteins encoded by one window of Cannabis sativa cultivar Pink pepper isolate KNU-18-1 chromosome 4, ASM2916894v1, whole genome shotgun sequence:
- the LOC115712350 gene encoding ACD11 homolog protein, producing MIANARSSSCCRGMEGIAMPPENKRLNIEASSSNPLSAIADAFEDLSNLIINHQIHHHHHHDHECFRLRLDTFSEACSLISFLFGCLGLAFKFAECEYVSKVHNLIEASKTHETLHSMLDCDVANHTVKTSGSNSRNLRRVRQGLDLIRALFEQFLSNDDYYLKGAASTAYAQVCAPYHSWAIRTAVAAGMYALPTREQLLLKLNETNQSAENKMRRYITASIPIIEYIDKLYISRNIKLDW from the exons atgattgcAAACGCAAGATCAAGTAGTTGTTGCAGAGGCATGGAGGGTATTGCTATGCCACCAGAGAATAAGAGGTTGAATATAGAGGCTTCTAGTAGTAACCCATTATCTGCTATAGCCGATGCCTTTGAAGATTTGTCTAACCTCATTATTAACCAtcagattcatcatcatcatcatcatgatcATGAGTGTTTTCGGCTGAGATTAGATACCTTTTCTGAAGCTTGTTCTCTTATTTCCTTTCTCTTTGGTTGTCTTGGCTTAGCTTTCAAATTTGCCGAGTGTGAATACGTCTCTAAG gTACATAATCTTATTGAAGCATCGAAGACACACGAGACTTTACATAGCATGTTAGATTGTGATGTAGCAAATCATACAGTGAAAACATCAGGAAGCAATTCACGTAATTTAAGACGAGTTAGACAGGGTCTTGATCTTATCAGAGCTttgtttgagcaatttttgtcCAATGA TGATTATTACTTAAAGGGTGCTGCTTCAACAGCTTATGCTCAGGTGTGTGCACCATACCATTCATGGGCTATTAGGACAGCAGTTGCTGCTGGAATGTATGCTCTCCCAACCAGAGAACAACTTTTGTTGAAGCTCAATGAAACAA ATCAATCGGCAGAGAACAAAATGAGAAGGTACATTACAGCCTCAATTCCAATTATTGAATACATCGATAAGCTCTACATTTCAAGAAATATCAAGTTGGATTGGTGA
- the LOC115712669 gene encoding protein NRT1/ PTR FAMILY 3.1, which translates to MEKMVEKKSRKKGGLITMPFIFSNEICEKLAVVGFNANMISYLTTQLHMPLTKAANTLTNFGGTASLTPLIGAFVADSFAGRFWTITVASIIYQIGMISLTLSAILPHLRPPPCKGEEVCKEADSGQVAILYMSLLLTALGSGGIRPCVVAFGADQFDENDPKQNTKTWKYFNWYYFTMGASILVAVTVLVYVQDNVGWGLGLGIPTIAMFLSIIAFIIGYPLYRNLDPAGSPFTRLVQVSVAAYKKRKLALVSDSTQLYQNEELDALISIDGELVHTKQMKFLDKAAIITEEDNVKSPNLWRINTVHRVEELKSIIRMGPIWASGILLITAYAQQGTFSLQQAKTMNRHLTKSFEIPAGSMSVFTIVTMLSTIALYDGVLIRVARKFTGLDRGITFLQRMGIGFLISIIATLVAGFVEIKRKAAASAHGLADYPKTTIPISVFWLVPQYSLHGIAEAFMSIGHLEFFYDQAPESMRSTATALFWTSISAGNYVSTLLVTLIHKYTARSDGSNWLPNDNLNKGKLEYFYWLLTLLQVVNLVYYIWCAKMYTYKPIQVIKKKNTSEDLSKESNGLELELVANRV; encoded by the exons atggaaaaaatggtggagaaaaaatcaagaaaaaaaggAGGATTAATCACAATGCCCTTTATCTTCT CAAATGAAATTTGTGAGAAGTTAGCAGTTGTGGGATTCAATGCAAATATGATTAGTTACTTAACAACACAGCTTCATATGCCACTCACCAAAGCTGCTAACACTCTTACCAATTTCGGCGGCACCGCCAGTTTGACACCCTTGATCGGAGCTTTCGTGGCCGATTCATTCGCCGGCCGCTTCTGGACCATCACTGTTGCTTCCATCATCTACCAAATA gGAATGATTAGCTTAACACTATCAGCAATTCTTCCCCACTTAAGACCGCCACCGTGTAAAGGCGAAGAAGTGTGTAAAGAAGCCGATTCGGGACAGGTGGCGATTCTCTACATGTCACTACTTCTAACGGCTCTCGGGTCGGGTGGGATCCGACCCTGCGTGGTGGCATTCGGGGCGGATCAGTTCGACGAAAATGACCCGAAACAAAACACCAAGACATGGAAGTATTTCAATTGGTATTATTTTACTATGGGGGCTTCCATATTGGTAGCTGTAACTGTCCTTGTTTATGTCCAAGATAATGTTGGTTGGGGTTTGGGCCTTGGGATCCCAACCATAGCCATGTTCTTATCCATTATTGCTTTCATAATCGGGTACCCGCTTTACCGAAATTTAGACCCGGCAGGGAGCCCGTTTACCCGGTTGGTACAAGTATCTGTGGCTGCCTATAAAAAGAGGAAATTGGCTTTGGTTTCGGACTCTACTCAGCTTTACCAAAATGAGGAACTTGATGCTCTTATTTCTATTGATGGAGAACTTGTTCACACTAAGCAAATGAA GTTTTTGGACAAGGCAGCCATAATAACAGAAGAAGACAACGTAAAATCCCCCAACCTATGGAGAATCAACACCGTCCATCGTGTAGAAGAACTAAAGTCAATAATCAGAATGGGCCCAATATGGGCCTCAGGAATACTCCTGATAACAGCTTACGCACAACAAGGAACCTTCTCACTCCAACAAGCCAAAACCATGAATAGACACCTCACCAAATCATTCGAAATCCCAGCTGGCTCAATGAGCGTCTTCACCATAGTTACCATGCTCTCCACCATAGCATTATACGACGGCGTTTTAATACGCGTGGCAAGAAAATTCACTGGTCTAGACAGAGGAATAACATTCCTACAAAGAATGGGAATAGGTTTCCTAATTTCAATCATAGCAACATTAGTAGCCGGCTTCGTTGAAATCAAGCGTAAAGCCGCGGCTTCGGCTCACGGATTAGCCGATTACCCAAAAACAACAATTCCCATCTCAGTTTTTTGGCTTGTACCACAATATAGTCTCCATGGAATAGCAGAGGCATTTATGTCAATTGGGCACTTAGAATTTTTCTATGATCAAGCCCCAGAAAGCATGAGGAGTACAGCCACGGCTCTGTTTTGGACTTCGATTTCGGCTGGGAATTATGTGAGTACTCTTTTGGTTACACTTATACATAAGTACACGGCTCGTTCTGATGGCTCAAATTGGCTTCCTAATGATAATTTGAATAAGGGTAAATTAGAGTATTTTTATTGGTTACTTACTTTGTTACAAGTTGTGAATTTGGTTTATTATATTTGGTGTGCTAAAATGTACACTTATAAGCCAATTCAAGTGATTAAGAAGAAAAATACTAGTGAGGATTTGTCTAAAGAGAGTAATGGGTTAGAGTTGGAATTAGTTGCTAATAGGGTTTGA
- the LOC115714118 gene encoding endoglucanase 8, translated as MARNILYSRGNIPVFRVILLLLLLLLPHSSTSSRHDYHDALRKCILFFEGQRSGKLPPDQRVRWRRDSGLHDGATAGLDLTGGYYDAGDNVKFGFPMAFTTTLLSWSIIDFGKTMGPELRNAVKAVKWGSDYLLKVTAIPDVVYVQVGDAFSDHNCWERPEDMDTLRTAYKIDRAHPGSDVAGETAAALAAASIVFRSRDPAYSRLLLNRAVRVFEFADRHRGAYSASLHSAVCPFYCDVNGYQDELLWGAAWLHKASRRRQYREYIVKNEVVLKAGDTINEFGWDNKHAGINVLISKEVLSGRADYFESFKQNADEFICSLLPGISHPQVQYSPGGLIFKAGGSNMQHVTSLSFLLLAYSNYLSHSNKIVPCGETSASPALLKQLAKRQVDYILGDNPLRMSYMVGYGPRYPQRIHHRGSSLPSVQAHPAHIGCKAGSRYFLSPNPNPNMLVGAVVGGPNSSDAFPDSRPYFQESEPTTYINAPLVGLLSFFSAHP; from the exons ATGGCGCGAAACATTCTCTATTCCCGGGGAAATATTCCAGTGTTTCGCGTCATTCTTCTTCTcctgcttcttcttcttccccatTCTTCAACCAGTTCCCGCCACGACTACCACGACGCTCTCCGAAAATGCATTCTCTTCTTCGAAGGCCAACGCTCCGGTAAACTCCCACCAGACCAACGCGTTAGATGGCGCCGCGATTCCGGTTTACACGACGGCGCCACCGCTGGA TTGGATTTAACGGGAGGTTACTACGACGCCGGAGATAACGTGAAGTTTGGTTTTCCGATGGCGTTTACGACGACGTTACTTTCATGGAGTATAATAGATTTTGGGAAGACAATGGGACCTGAGCTGAGAAACGCCGTTAAGGCCGTTAAATGGGGTAGTGATTATCTGTTAAAAGTAACGGCGATTCCTGACGTCGTTTATGTCCAGGTAGGCGACGCTTTTTCGGACCACAACTGTTGGGAGAGACCCGAGGACATGGATACTCTAAGAACGGCCTATAAAATCGATAGGGCCCACCCAGGATCTGACGTGGCAGGTGAAACTGCAGCTGCATTGGCCGCTGCTTCTATTGTCTTCAGATCACGTGACCCTGCTTACTCTAGATTGCTTCTCAATAGGGCCGTTAGG GTGTTCGAGTTCGCTGACAGACATCGTGGTGCCTACAGTGCTAGTCTACACTCTGCTGTGTGCCCTTTTTATTGTGACGTGAATGGTTACCAG GATGAGTTGTTATGGGGAGCTGCATGGCTACACAAGGCCTCAAGGAGGCGCCAATATAGAGAATATATAGTGAAGAACGAGGTGGTTTTGAAAGCTGGAGATACAATAAACGAGTTTGGTTGGGACAACAAGCATGCTGGGATTAACGTCCTCATTTCCAAg GAAGTATTGAGTGGAAGAGCAGACTATTTCGAATCTTTTAAGCAAAATGCTGATGAGTTTATCTGTTCTTTATTACCTGGAATTTCTCATCCCCAAGTCCAATATTCGCcag GTGGCTTGATCTTTAAGGCTGGAGGGAGCAACATGCAACATGTAACTTCACTGTCATTCTTACTTCTAGCTTACTCTAATTATCTGAGTCACTCCAATAAGATTGTGCCATGTGGCGAAACCTCAGCTTCTCCTGCTTTACTCAAACAATTGGCTAAACGTCAG GTGGACTACATTCTAGGAGATAATCCATTGAGAATGTCTTACATGGTTGGATATGGCCCACGTTACCCACAAAGGATTCACCACAGGGGAAGTTCTTTACCGTCCGTACAGGCCCATCCGGCCCATATTGGGTGTAAAGCAGGGTCTCGTTATTTTCTGAGTCCAAATCCTAATCCAAATATGTTAGTTGGAGCGGTCGTGGGTGGGCCCAATAGCTCAGATGCTTTTCCTGACTCGAGGCCTTACTTTCAAGAATCTGAGCCCACAACTTACATTAATGCGCCGTTGGTGGGCCTACTTTCATTTTTTTCAGCCCATCCTTGA